A single genomic interval of Dromiciops gliroides isolate mDroGli1 chromosome 1, mDroGli1.pri, whole genome shotgun sequence harbors:
- the MC2R gene encoding adrenocorticotropic hormone receptor: MRTDRAHELIKILGHGSNPPENVTENSTNNTDCIQVVVPEEVFFAISIIGVLENLLVLLAVIKNRNLHSPMYFFICSLAISDMLGSLYKILENILIILRNMGYLKPHGDFETTADDVVDSLFILSLLGSIFSLSVIAADRYITIFHALQYHSIMTMRRAISILAVIWAFCTGSGIAMVIFSYDVPTVISFTSLFPLMLVFILCLYVHMFLLARSHAKKITSLPSSRVHPRANMKGAITLTILLGVFLCCWAPFVLHILLVTFCPNNPYCACYLSIFQVNGMLIMCNAVIDPMIYAFRSPELRSTFKKMFCCSGCKCNYINL; the protein is encoded by the coding sequence ATGCGGACAGATAGAGCTCATGAGTTGATTAAGATCCTGGGACATGGTAGCAATCCACCCGAAAATGTCACTGAGAATTCCACAAATAACACAGACTGCATCCAAGTTGTGGTCCCAGAAGAAGTcttctttgccatttccatcaTTGGAGTTTTGGAGAATCTGCTTGTCCTCCTGGCCGTGATCAAGAACAGGAACCTCCATTCCCCCAtgtattttttcatctgtagTTTAGCAATTTCAGACATGTTGGGCAGCCTATATAAAATCCTAGAGAACATCCTGATCATTTTACGGAACATGGGCTATCTCAAGCCTCATGGAGATTTTGAAACTACAGCAGATGATGTTGTAGACTCCCTGTTCATCCTTTCATTGCTTGGGTCTATTTTCAGCTTATCAGTGATTGCTGCTGACCGTTACATAACCATTTTTCATGCTCTGCAGTATCACAGCATCATGACAATGAGACGTGCTATAAGCATCCTAGCAGTGATCTGGGCATTTTGTACCGGAAGTGGTATCGCCATGGTCATCTTCTCCTATGATGTGCCCACTGTGATCTCCTTCACTTCGCTGTTCCCTTTGATGCTCGTTTTCATCCTGTGTCTCTATGTGCATATGTTCCTACTGGCTCGTTCCCATGCCAAGAAGATCACCTCTTTGCCTTCAAGTAGAGTGCACCCAAGAGCCAACATGAAGGGAGCCATCACACTCACTATCTTGCTCGGCGTCTTCCTGTGCTGCTGGGCCCCCTTTGTCCTCCATATTCTTCTGGTGACATTCTGCCCAAATAATCCTTACTGTGCCTGTTACTTGTCCATCTTTCAGGTGAACGGAATGCTGATTATGTGTAATGCCGTCATTGACCCAATGATCTATGCATTCCGGAGCCCAGAACTGCGGAGTACTTTCAAGAAGATGTTCTGCTGTTCGGGATGCAAATGCAATTATATTAATCTTTGA